The following are from one region of the Spirochaetota bacterium genome:
- a CDS encoding glycoside hydrolase family 16 protein encodes MRTCSIIGIVLSAFFAYAAPPAHSKWELTFKEEFNGTNVEWNVWESERGYPRHILSSRWPENNVVSNGMLYHLIKKEKKGGAEWTSASIWTKHAQKYGYFECRYRYAPAPGCNNSFWLYSRDLDEKKRHIHEIDINEGHYPNKINATLHGHATWATHERILIPNADLSKEFHVYAAEWNEREIIWYFDDAPIRRISVLDGVAVASNEAKIYLSSAIIAWAGDGAVSDDLNGTTMQVDWVRAYKRISDKVMTNDDSIPSVDPSVIVLPSARRTTLLAENFESTAEGAFPAAWQKVNREPAVVFAHDNKVLKLTPPPPSKEFIAGDIAAVSFPKQTGKIAVSFRAAVSSPDRSLTVAASGAVEAPTATSFYSKAGPYLTWYGGKNQVRGYVTDWKTMGFFRNGAWMQYRIVIDIPAKKFDFYTGENERPTASSEFRTSTDEISMLFFAVTGQLKDTGTIQIDNISVDRIEE; translated from the coding sequence ATGAGAACATGTTCGATCATCGGCATCGTACTGTCGGCATTCTTCGCATACGCTGCTCCGCCGGCACATTCGAAATGGGAACTCACCTTTAAAGAAGAATTCAACGGCACGAATGTCGAGTGGAACGTCTGGGAATCCGAACGCGGCTATCCGAGGCACATACTCTCGAGCCGCTGGCCGGAGAACAATGTCGTATCGAACGGCATGCTCTATCATCTTATCAAGAAGGAAAAGAAGGGCGGTGCAGAGTGGACAAGCGCGAGCATCTGGACGAAACACGCTCAGAAGTACGGCTACTTCGAATGCCGCTACCGATACGCCCCGGCGCCGGGCTGCAATAATTCATTCTGGCTTTACAGCCGCGACCTTGACGAGAAAAAACGTCATATCCACGAGATCGACATCAACGAAGGCCATTATCCGAACAAGATAAACGCGACGCTCCACGGTCATGCAACGTGGGCAACGCATGAACGCATACTCATCCCGAACGCCGATCTCTCGAAAGAATTCCATGTCTACGCCGCGGAGTGGAATGAGCGGGAGATCATCTGGTATTTCGACGACGCGCCGATACGGCGGATCTCCGTGCTCGACGGCGTCGCCGTTGCGAGCAATGAGGCGAAGATATATCTGAGCAGCGCGATAATCGCCTGGGCGGGCGATGGAGCAGTAAGCGATGACCTGAACGGCACAACGATGCAGGTGGACTGGGTGCGCGCATACAAGCGCATAAGCGATAAAGTGATGACCAATGACGACAGCATACCCTCGGTAGACCCGTCGGTCATCGTTCTGCCGTCCGCACGGCGCACAACGCTCCTTGCAGAGAACTTCGAGTCAACGGCTGAAGGGGCATTCCCCGCGGCATGGCAAAAGGTCAATCGCGAGCCAGCCGTAGTTTTTGCGCATGACAACAAAGTGCTGAAGCTCACACCGCCGCCGCCGTCAAAAGAATTCATCGCCGGCGACATCGCTGCAGTCTCGTTCCCGAAACAGACCGGGAAGATCGCGGTGTCATTCCGTGCAGCGGTATCGTCACCCGACCGCTCGCTCACCGTTGCCGCCTCCGGCGCCGTTGAGGCTCCGACCGCAACATCGTTCTACAGCAAGGCGGGTCCGTATCTTACCTGGTACGGCGGCAAAAACCAGGTGCGCGGCTATGTCACCGACTGGAAGACAATGGGGTTTTTCAGGAACGGCGCATGGATGCAGTACCGCATCGTCATCGATATACCGGCGAAGAAATTCGACTTTTACACCGGCGAGAACGAACGGCCGACAGCAAGCAGTGAATTCCGCACATCGACCGATGAGATATCGATGCTGTTCTTTGCCGTCACCGGACAGCTTAAGGATACCGGTACGATACAGATTGATAATATTTCGGTCGACCGTATTGAGGAGTGA